From Kiloniellales bacterium, one genomic window encodes:
- a CDS encoding NfeD family protein — protein sequence MFFEEIQFWHWWIAALLFVLAEVFAPGAVLVWLGAASAVVGLILLVFPETSWQMQFLIWGVLSVTSVVLSRHYLRKHPIETDRPTLNRRGEQYLGRQFTLDEPVINGLGKIRVDDSTWKIESETDMPAGTRITVVGIEGTIFKVTEA from the coding sequence ATGTTCTTCGAAGAGATCCAGTTCTGGCATTGGTGGATCGCCGCCCTGCTCTTCGTGCTGGCCGAGGTCTTCGCGCCGGGCGCCGTCCTGGTCTGGCTCGGCGCCGCCTCTGCGGTCGTCGGCCTGATCCTCTTGGTCTTTCCCGAGACCAGCTGGCAGATGCAGTTCCTGATCTGGGGCGTGCTGTCGGTCACGAGCGTGGTGCTCTCCCGCCACTACCTGAGGAAGCACCCGATCGAGACCGACCGGCCGACCTTGAACCGGCGCGGCGAGCAGTATCTCGGGCGCCAGTTCACTCTGGACGAGCCGGTGATCAACGGGCTCGGCAAGATTCGGGTCGACGACTCGACCTGGAAGATCGAATCGGAGACCGACATGCCGGCCGGCACCAGGATCACCGTGGTCGGCATCGAGGGCACGATCTTCAAGGTCACCGAGGCCTGA